Proteins co-encoded in one Enterobacter sp. R4-368 genomic window:
- a CDS encoding methionine ABC transporter permease: MAESLFPHLKWAQLWAATQETLYMTALSGAATFVLGIVLGLALFLTARGGLFQNRTLYSVISIVVNVFRSIPFIILIVLLIPFTKTLVGTILGANAALPALIVGAAPFYARLVEIALREVDKGVIEATRSMGARLSTLVFRVLLPESSPALVSGITVTLIALVSYSAMAGVIGAGGLGNLAYLEGFQRNHNDVTLVATVTILIIVFIIQFCGDVITSLLDKR, encoded by the coding sequence ATGGCTGAATCCCTCTTTCCGCACCTGAAATGGGCGCAACTCTGGGCGGCGACGCAAGAGACACTGTATATGACAGCGCTGTCGGGCGCGGCGACTTTTGTACTGGGGATCGTGCTCGGTCTGGCGCTGTTTCTCACCGCGCGCGGCGGCCTGTTCCAGAATCGCACGTTGTACAGCGTGATTTCGATTGTGGTGAACGTCTTCCGTTCTATTCCGTTCATCATTTTGATTGTGCTGCTGATCCCGTTTACCAAAACCCTCGTTGGCACCATTCTTGGCGCGAACGCCGCGCTGCCTGCGCTTATCGTCGGTGCCGCGCCGTTTTATGCGCGCCTGGTCGAGATTGCGCTGCGCGAAGTGGATAAAGGGGTGATTGAGGCGACGCGTTCGATGGGCGCGCGGTTGAGCACACTGGTATTTCGGGTGTTACTGCCCGAGTCATCACCAGCGCTGGTGTCCGGGATTACCGTGACGCTGATTGCGCTGGTGAGCTACAGCGCCATGGCCGGCGTTATCGGCGCTGGCGGGTTGGGCAATCTTGCTTATCTGGAAGGATTCCAGCGGAACCATAACGACGTCACGCTGGTGGCGACAGTGACCATTCTTATCATCGTCTTCATCATCCAGTTCTGCGGCGACGTGATTACTTCTCTGTTAGATAAACGATAA
- a CDS encoding ATP-binding cassette domain-containing protein, with amino-acid sequence MIVLRNISKIFDQGKASITAVDSVNLTVEQGQIYGIIGYSGAGKSTLIRLLNGLEKPTSGSVVINGQDIAAARGETLRQARLKISMVFQHFNLLWSRTVSENIAFSMQIAGAPKAQINARVAELIELVGLKGREKAYPSQLSGGQKQRVGIARALANNPDVLLCDEATSALDPQTTDQILDLLLDINRRFKLTIVLITHEMHVVRKICDRVAVMENGKVVEEGDVLSVFTHPQQPITKQFVRQVSQYKEEEAFNPELNSDLDGTVIKLTFTGHSTHQPIVGELTLRYGLPFNILHGKMSQTAHGIFGQLWVNVKATPEQLNNILADLSKTDIESEVVTHG; translated from the coding sequence ATGATCGTCCTCAGGAATATCTCCAAGATTTTCGACCAGGGAAAGGCATCGATTACCGCCGTCGACAGCGTCAATCTGACGGTTGAGCAGGGGCAGATTTACGGCATTATTGGCTACAGCGGCGCCGGGAAAAGTACGCTGATTCGCTTGCTGAACGGTCTGGAAAAACCCACCTCCGGCAGCGTTGTGATTAATGGTCAGGACATTGCCGCCGCTCGCGGGGAAACGTTGCGCCAGGCGCGGCTGAAGATCAGCATGGTCTTTCAGCACTTCAATCTATTGTGGTCACGCACGGTGAGCGAAAACATTGCGTTTTCGATGCAAATTGCCGGTGCGCCAAAAGCGCAGATTAATGCCCGCGTGGCGGAACTGATTGAGCTGGTGGGGCTGAAAGGGCGCGAAAAGGCTTACCCATCGCAGCTTAGCGGCGGGCAGAAACAGCGTGTTGGCATTGCCCGCGCGCTGGCGAATAACCCGGATGTGCTGCTGTGCGATGAAGCCACCTCGGCGCTGGATCCGCAAACCACCGATCAGATCCTCGATTTGCTGCTCGATATTAACCGCCGTTTCAAACTGACCATTGTGTTGATCACCCATGAAATGCATGTGGTGCGCAAGATTTGCGACCGCGTGGCGGTAATGGAGAACGGCAAAGTGGTGGAAGAGGGCGATGTGCTGAGCGTCTTTACCCATCCGCAGCAGCCGATCACCAAACAGTTTGTGCGCCAGGTGAGCCAGTATAAAGAAGAAGAGGCGTTCAACCCGGAGCTGAACAGCGATCTGGACGGTACGGTGATCAAGCTGACCTTTACCGGCCACAGCACGCACCAGCCGATCGTCGGCGAACTGACGCTGCGCTATGGTCTGCCGTTTAACATTTTGCACGGCAAGATGTCGCAAACCGCGCACGGCATATTTGGACAATTATGGGTGAACGTGAAGGCGACCCCGGAACAACTGAACAATATCCTTGCAGACCTGAGCAAGACGGATATTGAAAGCGAGGTCGTGACGCATGGCTGA
- a CDS encoding EAL domain-containing protein codes for MHSENDIFGSENMLAALENVHDAVVLLDSTETVFFFNRAAEKLWGYPRISVLGCKASTIPLFGALDMLPGEMESERALTVISSTGEETSLAATISYEGARGDRAPCRVVVHIDQERVTKLSTFDRLTGLPNRSALHHYIDQMIAGDIHQRAAFFFLDLDHFKDVNDALGYAAGDNVLVAIAQRLLSEFSRQGFVSHADSDAFVLVIPDCDYTRATSIAQKIQALFRMPFNVADLALNVTVSTGISVYPDHGASRDGLLKHANHASHLAKAAASGGYLFFSPEMNQVDQERLKLAAALKLAIASNLLHLHYQPQIWLKNGELYGVEALARWTDPVLGDIPPGKFIALAEETGEIEAIGRWTLHEACRQMAEWRSNGIHVPVVSVNLSPINFYNSSLPHYINYLLRQYRIPASSLTIEITEGVMMDKRPETMEVICAVRELGVGLSMDDFGTGFSCLSRLAHLPMTELKIDQSFMRDLSEGSKMKAIATTVVKIGQSLHQTVVAEGVETEQQRNQLRDLQCDIAQGYLYSRALNASALAGWLQSRHAAQ; via the coding sequence ATGCATTCTGAAAATGATATTTTCGGCTCTGAGAATATGCTTGCCGCACTCGAAAATGTTCACGATGCTGTCGTACTGCTGGATAGTACGGAAACCGTGTTTTTCTTTAATCGCGCGGCAGAGAAATTATGGGGCTACCCACGTATTTCAGTGCTGGGCTGCAAAGCCTCGACCATTCCGTTATTTGGCGCGCTGGATATGCTGCCCGGCGAAATGGAAAGTGAACGCGCGCTGACGGTGATTTCGTCTACCGGGGAAGAAACCTCGCTGGCGGCGACCATCAGTTATGAAGGTGCAAGAGGCGACCGTGCGCCTTGCCGCGTCGTGGTGCATATCGATCAGGAGCGCGTCACTAAGCTTTCCACGTTTGATCGTTTAACCGGGCTGCCCAATCGCAGCGCGCTGCATCACTATATTGATCAGATGATCGCAGGCGACATTCATCAGCGCGCCGCGTTTTTCTTTCTCGATCTCGACCATTTTAAAGATGTGAATGATGCGCTTGGTTACGCCGCCGGGGACAACGTGCTGGTGGCGATAGCGCAGCGTCTGCTGAGTGAATTTTCACGTCAGGGCTTTGTCAGCCACGCCGATAGCGACGCCTTTGTGCTGGTGATCCCGGACTGTGATTACACGCGTGCCACCAGCATTGCGCAGAAGATCCAGGCCCTGTTCCGTATGCCGTTCAATGTCGCCGATCTGGCGCTGAATGTGACGGTCAGTACCGGCATCAGCGTCTACCCGGATCACGGCGCCTCGCGCGATGGCCTGCTTAAACATGCCAACCACGCCTCGCATCTGGCGAAAGCGGCGGCCTCCGGCGGTTATCTGTTTTTCAGCCCGGAGATGAACCAGGTCGATCAGGAACGTTTAAAACTGGCGGCGGCGTTAAAGCTCGCTATCGCCAGTAACCTGCTGCATTTGCACTATCAACCGCAAATATGGCTGAAGAATGGCGAGCTTTATGGGGTTGAAGCGCTGGCGCGCTGGACAGATCCGGTTCTTGGCGATATTCCCCCCGGAAAATTTATCGCCCTGGCCGAGGAGACCGGTGAGATTGAAGCCATTGGCCGCTGGACACTCCATGAAGCTTGCCGCCAGATGGCGGAGTGGCGCAGCAACGGTATTCACGTGCCGGTGGTGTCGGTAAATCTTTCACCAATTAACTTCTATAACAGTAGTCTGCCGCACTATATCAACTATCTGTTGCGCCAGTACCGGATCCCGGCCAGCAGTCTGACCATTGAGATCACCGAAGGGGTGATGATGGATAAGCGCCCGGAAACGATGGAAGTGATTTGCGCGGTACGCGAGCTCGGCGTTGGCCTGTCGATGGATGATTTCGGCACCGGTTTCTCCTGCCTGTCACGCCTGGCGCACCTGCCTATGACCGAGCTGAAAATCGATCAAAGCTTTATGCGCGATCTCAGTGAAGGCAGCAAAATGAAAGCCATTGCCACCACGGTGGTGAAAATCGGCCAAAGCCTGCACCAGACGGTGGTAGCCGAAGGGGTGGAGACCGAACAGCAGCGTAATCAGCTACGGGATTTGCAGTGCGATATCGCTCAGGGATATCTCTATTCCCGGGCGTTAAATGCCTCGGCGTTGGCAGGGTGGTTACAAAGCCGACATGCAGCGCAATAA
- a CDS encoding acetyl-CoA C-acetyltransferase gives MKDVVIVGAVRTPIGCFQGALSRLSAVELGSQVVRALIERSGVQPQDIDEVILGQVLTAGAGQNPARQSAIKGGLPNTVSAITINDVCGSGLKALHLASQAIQCGEADVVIAGGQENMSRAPHVLTDSRTGAQLGNSQLIDSLVHDGLWDAFNDYHMGVTAENLAREYGISRERQDEWALSSQHKARVAIDSGRFRDEIVPVSALDAAGQTQVIDTDEQPRTDPSAEALAKLAPAFEQSGSVTAGNASPINDGAAAVLVMSEAKAQELNLPVLARIRAFASVGVDPALMGIAPVYAMRRCLERAGWQLDDVDLIEANEAYAAQALSVGKILEWDEKRVNVNGGAIALGHPIGASGCRILVSLVHEMQKRQARKGLATLCIGGGQGVALAIERD, from the coding sequence ATGAAAGATGTCGTGATAGTCGGCGCGGTTCGCACGCCTATCGGCTGTTTTCAGGGCGCATTGTCACGCCTCTCTGCCGTTGAGTTGGGCAGCCAGGTGGTGCGCGCATTGATTGAGCGTAGCGGCGTGCAGCCACAAGATATCGACGAAGTGATTTTAGGCCAGGTGCTGACAGCAGGCGCCGGGCAAAACCCTGCGCGGCAGTCGGCGATCAAAGGCGGCCTGCCGAATACGGTTTCGGCAATCACCATTAATGACGTCTGCGGCTCCGGGCTGAAAGCTCTGCACCTGGCCTCTCAGGCGATCCAGTGCGGCGAAGCCGATGTGGTGATCGCCGGTGGGCAGGAGAATATGAGCCGTGCGCCGCATGTGCTGACCGACAGCCGCACCGGCGCGCAGCTCGGCAACAGCCAGCTTATTGATAGCCTGGTGCATGACGGGTTGTGGGACGCCTTCAACGATTATCATATGGGCGTAACGGCGGAAAACCTGGCGCGTGAATATGGCATCAGCCGTGAACGCCAGGATGAATGGGCGTTAAGCTCGCAGCATAAAGCGCGTGTCGCTATCGATTCCGGGCGTTTTCGCGATGAAATTGTGCCGGTAAGTGCGTTGGATGCAGCAGGCCAGACGCAGGTTATCGATACCGATGAACAACCGCGTACCGACCCCAGCGCGGAAGCGCTGGCGAAACTCGCCCCCGCTTTTGAACAAAGCGGCTCCGTCACCGCCGGTAACGCCTCGCCGATCAATGACGGTGCGGCGGCGGTGCTGGTAATGAGCGAAGCAAAAGCGCAGGAACTGAATTTACCGGTGCTGGCGCGCATCCGCGCGTTTGCCAGTGTCGGCGTCGACCCGGCGTTAATGGGCATTGCGCCGGTTTATGCCATGCGCCGCTGCCTTGAGCGCGCGGGCTGGCAGCTCGATGATGTCGATCTGATTGAAGCGAACGAAGCCTATGCGGCGCAGGCGCTGTCGGTCGGTAAAATCCTTGAATGGGACGAGAAGCGGGTGAATGTCAATGGCGGGGCGATAGCGCTTGGCCACCCGATTGGCGCTTCCGGCTGTCGTATTCTGGTTTCGCTGGTGCATGAAATGCAAAAACGGCAGGCCCGTAAAGGGCTGGCAACCTTATGCATCGGCGGTGGCCAGGGCGTGGCGCTGGCAATCGAACGCGATTAA
- a CDS encoding diguanylate cyclase encodes MNNDKKRLDHREEDAKHLFELLHNNSDWVWEVDAQGRYTWSSDVVTELLGVPPDQVIGKTPFDFMPPGEAERVAGAFGAIVAEKRAFSGLVNRNQRADGSIVVLETSGIPLFDEQGELRGYRGIDRNISNLGERVLQLETIYETTPVALCMIDRHGRLVMSNKAMAKLLGEALETEDHFQRLMPDYWPFFLTDFALADKGEALPSRELGWRDRCYDIQAVPVHDAMDMVVGLSVTWVDITERRQAEHKLASANKVLQQYAQHDHLTGLFNRRYMDECLLSEISRALQEDFPLSVCLADIDYFKNYNDTQGHQAGDDCLRLVARTLTSSPLRSGDNVSRYGGEEFLIILPGTNLMQAMNVAEDVRSNINALSVPHAASPTGFLTISIGVATLQTGQVHFEDKPLHMIASGLIHRADTALYAAKKQGRNQVVSAWDNPLTSQGA; translated from the coding sequence ATGAATAATGACAAAAAACGGCTGGATCACCGGGAAGAAGATGCCAAACATCTCTTCGAATTGCTGCACAACAATTCTGACTGGGTGTGGGAAGTCGACGCGCAGGGACGTTATACGTGGTCTTCCGACGTCGTAACGGAATTGCTCGGCGTACCGCCTGACCAGGTGATTGGCAAAACCCCTTTTGATTTTATGCCGCCGGGCGAAGCGGAACGCGTGGCGGGCGCGTTTGGTGCCATTGTGGCGGAGAAGCGTGCGTTTTCTGGCCTGGTCAACCGTAATCAACGCGCCGATGGCAGCATTGTGGTGCTGGAAACCAGCGGCATCCCGCTGTTTGATGAGCAGGGTGAGTTGCGCGGTTATCGCGGTATCGATCGCAATATCTCCAACCTCGGTGAACGGGTGCTGCAACTGGAGACCATTTACGAAACCACGCCGGTGGCGCTGTGTATGATTGACCGCCACGGGCGTCTGGTGATGTCCAACAAGGCGATGGCGAAATTGCTGGGTGAGGCGCTGGAAACAGAGGATCACTTTCAGCGTTTGATGCCTGATTACTGGCCCTTTTTCCTGACGGATTTCGCGCTGGCGGATAAGGGCGAGGCGTTGCCGTCACGCGAGTTGGGCTGGCGCGATCGTTGTTACGATATTCAGGCGGTACCGGTACATGACGCCATGGATATGGTGGTGGGGCTGTCGGTCACCTGGGTCGATATCACCGAACGTCGCCAGGCAGAGCACAAGCTCGCCAGCGCGAATAAAGTGTTACAACAGTACGCGCAACACGATCATCTGACCGGGTTGTTTAACCGGCGCTATATGGATGAGTGTCTGCTGAGCGAGATTTCCCGCGCTTTGCAGGAGGATTTCCCGCTGTCGGTCTGTCTGGCGGATATCGACTATTTCAAAAACTATAACGATACCCAGGGGCATCAGGCCGGGGACGATTGCCTGCGCCTGGTTGCCCGCACGCTCACCTCGTCACCCTTGCGCAGCGGCGATAACGTCAGCCGTTACGGTGGCGAAGAGTTTCTGATTATCCTGCCGGGAACCAACCTGATGCAGGCAATGAATGTCGCCGAAGATGTGCGCAGCAATATCAACGCGCTTAGCGTACCGCACGCGGCCAGCCCGACCGGTTTTTTGACCATCAGTATCGGCGTGGCGACACTGCAAACGGGGCAAGTGCACTTTGAAGATAAACCGTTGCATATGATTGCCAGCGGTCTTATTCACCGGGCCGATACGGCGCTGTATGCCGCGAAAAAACAGGGCCGCAACCAGGTGGTATCGGCGTGGGACAACCCGTTAACATCGCAGGGAGCCTGA
- a CDS encoding MetQ/NlpA family ABC transporter substrate-binding protein, producing MKKTLTLIAAATLSVLSFSSWADTLTVGASNVPHAEILEQAKPILAKQGIDLEIKPFQDYILPNTALASRELDANYFQHIPYLNSVIKDHAGDKTYDFVSAGAIHIEPIGIYSKKYKSLKDLPQGGKIIMRDAVSEEGRILSIFEKEGVIKLKPGIDKVTARIDDIVDNPKKLQFLPNVEAALLPQMYNNDEGDAVVINANYAIDAGLDPVHDPIAVESGENNPYANIITVHRGDEKKKDIVALVNVLHSKEIQDWIRTKYKGAVIPVNN from the coding sequence ATGAAAAAAACACTGACACTGATTGCCGCAGCCACCCTCAGCGTGCTGAGCTTCTCCTCCTGGGCGGATACGCTGACTGTGGGCGCGTCAAACGTGCCGCACGCCGAAATCCTTGAGCAGGCGAAACCGATTCTGGCGAAACAGGGAATTGATCTGGAAATTAAACCATTCCAGGACTACATCCTGCCGAACACGGCGCTGGCCAGCCGTGAACTGGATGCCAACTACTTCCAGCACATTCCGTACCTGAATAGCGTTATCAAAGATCACGCGGGCGACAAAACCTATGATTTCGTCAGCGCAGGCGCTATCCATATTGAGCCGATTGGCATTTACTCCAAAAAATACAAATCGCTGAAAGATCTGCCGCAGGGCGGCAAAATCATCATGCGTGATGCGGTGTCTGAAGAGGGGCGCATTCTCTCTATTTTCGAAAAAGAGGGCGTCATCAAGCTGAAACCGGGTATCGACAAAGTGACGGCGCGTATTGATGACATCGTTGATAACCCGAAAAAACTGCAGTTCCTGCCGAACGTCGAAGCAGCGCTGCTGCCGCAGATGTACAACAATGATGAAGGCGATGCGGTGGTGATCAACGCCAACTATGCGATTGATGCCGGTCTGGATCCGGTTCACGATCCGATCGCGGTGGAAAGCGGTGAAAACAACCCGTATGCCAATATCATCACCGTACACCGTGGCGACGAGAAGAAAAAAGATATCGTGGCGCTGGTGAACGTGCTGCACTCCAAAGAGATTCAGGACTGGATCCGCACCAAATATAAAGGCGCGGTGATCCCGGTTAACAACTGA
- a CDS encoding oligogalacturonate-specific porin KdgM family protein — MFKKTLALASLLGASFASQAVTVDLRHEYIDSGSNADRVAVSHRFDNGLGFGVEAKWKSGGDDADKPLTEIVGNGHEESINWRWAATQNFALTPGFNIESKDTNSIYKPYLHVQYSFDNGVYIAGRYRYEYTRNPDSNTVDNKVNKFDTWVGWAMGDYRIELNYVYAKSTEDVIRENNKTYSNEYNAKVAYKLDKNWSPYVEVGNVGVKSTDERQTRFRLGVAYSF, encoded by the coding sequence ATGTTTAAGAAAACTCTGGCTCTTGCTTCACTCCTTGGCGCTTCCTTTGCTTCACAAGCCGTCACCGTGGATTTACGTCATGAATACATCGACAGCGGCTCCAACGCCGATCGCGTAGCGGTTTCTCACCGTTTCGATAATGGCTTAGGTTTCGGTGTTGAAGCGAAATGGAAATCTGGCGGCGATGACGCCGACAAACCGTTAACGGAAATCGTGGGTAACGGCCACGAAGAGTCCATTAACTGGCGCTGGGCTGCGACGCAGAATTTTGCGTTAACACCGGGCTTTAATATCGAAAGTAAAGATACCAACTCCATCTATAAACCGTATCTTCATGTGCAATACAGCTTTGATAACGGCGTCTATATTGCCGGTCGTTATCGCTACGAATACACACGTAACCCGGATTCCAATACCGTTGATAACAAGGTCAATAAATTTGATACCTGGGTCGGCTGGGCGATGGGCGACTACCGTATTGAGCTGAACTATGTTTACGCGAAGAGCACCGAAGATGTTATTCGTGAAAACAACAAAACCTATTCCAACGAATATAACGCCAAGGTGGCGTACAAACTGGATAAAAACTGGTCCCCGTATGTGGAAGTGGGCAACGTGGGTGTGAAAAGCACCGACGAACGCCAGACCCGTTTCCGCCTCGGTGTAGCTTACTCTTTCTGA
- a CDS encoding PLP-dependent aspartate aminotransferase family protein, producing the protein MKTLATQSVHSGAFNDQHGAVMPPIYATSTFAQPAPGQHTGYEYSRSGNPTRHALETAIAELEGGTRGYAFASGLASISTVLELLDKDSHLVAIDDVYGGTYRLIENVRRRSAGLQVSWVKPDDLAGLEAAIRPDTRMIWVETPTNPLLKLADLAAIAAIAKRHTILSVADNTFASPVIHRPLELGFDIVVHSATKYLNGHSDVVAGLAVVGDNPALAEKLGYLQNAVGGVLDPFSSFLTLRGIRTLSLRVERHSSNALALARWLEQQPQVEKVWFPWLESHPQYQLARKQMALPGGMISVVIKGDDARATEIINKLKLFTLAESLGGVESLVSQPFSMTHASIPLEQRLANGITPQLIRLSVGIEDEQDLIADWKNALA; encoded by the coding sequence ATGAAAACACTGGCAACGCAGAGCGTCCACAGCGGCGCATTCAACGACCAACACGGCGCGGTGATGCCGCCGATTTACGCCACCTCCACCTTCGCACAGCCTGCGCCTGGCCAACACACCGGCTACGAATATTCGCGCAGCGGCAACCCGACACGCCACGCGCTGGAAACGGCGATCGCCGAACTGGAAGGCGGCACGCGCGGTTACGCGTTTGCTTCGGGCCTCGCCAGCATCTCCACGGTGCTGGAACTGCTGGATAAAGACAGCCATCTGGTGGCGATTGATGATGTGTACGGCGGCACCTATCGCCTGATTGAAAATGTGCGCCGCCGCAGCGCCGGATTACAGGTGAGCTGGGTAAAACCGGACGATCTCGCAGGTCTCGAAGCTGCCATTCGCCCCGACACACGGATGATCTGGGTGGAAACGCCAACCAACCCGTTACTGAAGCTGGCGGATCTGGCGGCGATTGCCGCCATCGCCAAACGTCACACTATTCTCAGCGTGGCGGATAACACCTTCGCATCGCCGGTTATCCATCGCCCGCTGGAGTTAGGGTTTGATATCGTGGTGCATTCGGCCACGAAATACCTGAACGGGCACTCGGATGTGGTTGCCGGCTTGGCCGTGGTCGGTGATAACCCGGCGCTGGCCGAAAAACTCGGTTATCTGCAAAATGCCGTCGGCGGGGTGCTCGATCCGTTCAGTAGTTTCCTCACCTTGCGCGGCATTCGTACGCTTTCCCTGCGCGTGGAGCGCCACAGCAGCAACGCGCTGGCGCTCGCCCGCTGGCTGGAACAACAGCCGCAGGTAGAGAAAGTGTGGTTCCCGTGGCTGGAATCGCACCCGCAGTATCAGCTGGCGCGCAAGCAGATGGCGCTGCCGGGCGGCATGATTTCGGTGGTCATCAAAGGTGATGACGCGCGGGCGACAGAGATTATCAATAAGCTAAAACTGTTTACGCTGGCGGAAAGCCTCGGCGGTGTGGAGAGCCTGGTCAGCCAGCCGTTTAGCATGACTCACGCGTCAATTCCGCTTGAACAGCGCCTGGCAAACGGCATCACACCGCAGTTGATCCGCCTGTCGGTGGGCATCGAAGATGAACAGGATCTGATTGCTGACTGGAAAAACGCGCTGGCGTAA
- a CDS encoding cystathionine beta-synthase, whose amino-acid sequence MSVFHSVTELIGQTPLLQLHKLASGPCELFLKLENQNPGGSIKDRVALSMINEAERLGLLAPGGTIIEATAGNTGLGLALIAAQKGYSLVLVVPDKMSREKIFHLRALGAKVVLTRSDVNKGHPAYYQDYARRLAQETPGAFYIDQFNNDANPLAHASTTAPELFEQLDGKIDAIVVGVGSGGTLGGLQAWFAKHSPHTEFVLADPAGSILADQVEHGRYSTPGSWLVEGIGEDFIPPLAHIDGVRKAFRITDREAFATARELLQQEGILAGSSTGTLLSAALRYCQAQTAPKRVVTFACDSGNKYLSKMFNDDWMRQQGLLTRPSNGDLTDFIALRHDEGATVTAAPEDSLAAVLARMRLYDISQLPVLENGQVVGIVDEWDLISHVRGDSARFALPVKAAMTRNVEILDKHAPESALYAIFDRGLVAVIADNGHFVGLITRSDVLTTWRNRLEQ is encoded by the coding sequence ATGTCAGTCTTCCATTCTGTAACCGAATTGATCGGTCAAACACCGCTGTTGCAGTTACATAAACTGGCGAGCGGGCCATGCGAATTATTTCTCAAACTGGAAAACCAGAACCCTGGCGGTTCGATTAAAGACCGGGTCGCGCTGTCGATGATTAACGAAGCCGAACGCCTCGGTTTGCTCGCACCCGGCGGGACGATTATTGAAGCCACCGCCGGTAACACCGGATTGGGACTGGCGCTGATCGCTGCGCAAAAGGGTTATTCACTGGTGCTGGTGGTGCCGGACAAAATGAGCCGCGAGAAGATTTTCCACCTGCGCGCACTGGGCGCGAAAGTGGTGCTCACCCGCTCAGACGTGAACAAAGGCCATCCGGCTTACTATCAGGATTACGCGCGCCGCCTGGCGCAAGAGACGCCGGGCGCGTTTTACATCGACCAGTTCAATAACGACGCCAACCCGCTGGCACACGCGTCGACAACCGCGCCGGAACTCTTTGAACAACTGGACGGTAAAATCGATGCCATCGTCGTTGGCGTGGGTTCCGGCGGCACGCTTGGCGGATTGCAAGCCTGGTTTGCTAAACACTCGCCGCACACCGAATTTGTGCTGGCCGATCCGGCCGGTTCGATCCTCGCCGATCAGGTGGAACATGGTCGTTACAGCACGCCAGGTTCCTGGCTGGTTGAAGGCATTGGCGAAGATTTTATTCCACCGCTGGCACACATTGACGGTGTGCGCAAAGCCTTTCGTATTACCGATCGCGAAGCCTTCGCCACCGCCAGAGAACTGCTGCAACAGGAAGGCATCCTGGCGGGATCGTCCACCGGGACGCTGCTCAGCGCTGCCCTGCGTTACTGCCAGGCGCAAACCGCGCCGAAACGCGTGGTGACGTTCGCCTGCGATAGCGGCAACAAATATCTGTCGAAAATGTTCAACGACGACTGGATGCGCCAGCAAGGGTTGCTCACGCGCCCTTCTAACGGCGATCTCACGGATTTTATCGCCCTGCGCCACGACGAAGGTGCAACCGTCACCGCTGCGCCAGAGGATAGCCTCGCCGCCGTGCTGGCGCGCATGCGGCTGTACGATATTTCGCAACTGCCGGTGCTGGAAAACGGTCAGGTGGTGGGGATTGTTGACGAATGGGATCTGATAAGCCACGTGCGCGGCGACAGTGCACGTTTCGCGTTGCCGGTGAAAGCGGCGATGACCCGCAACGTGGAAATCCTCGATAAACACGCGCCGGAAAGCGCGCTGTACGCCATTTTTGATCGCGGCCTGGTAGCGGTGATCGCCGACAACGGCCACTTTGTTGGCCTGATAACCCGCAGCGATGTACTGACCACCTGGCGCAACCGTCTTGAACAATAA